The following proteins come from a genomic window of Budorcas taxicolor isolate Tak-1 chromosome 24, Takin1.1, whole genome shotgun sequence:
- the TRMT9B gene encoding probable tRNA methyltransferase 9B, translated as MDHAAAQLEKQHVHDVYESTAPYFSDLQSKAWPRVRQFLQEQKPGSLIADIGCGTGKYLKVNSQVHTLGCDYCAPLVEIARSRGCEVTVCDNLNLPFRDQGFDAIISIGVIHHFSTKQRRIRAIKEMARVLAPGGQLMIYVWAMEQKNRHFEKQDVLVPWNKALCSQPLSESGQPGRKQPCGRPERGHPYHPPCSACPCSVCFEGRCNSKRSHSVDCDSVLAGTCCANISKEGEEENGFYNTLGKSFRSWFSSRSLDESTLRKQIEKVRPLKSTESWANSTISIQPSRHSSFDLGHPETLSAGEQNLDEEVFVELSQGPLEWLRVPTTCKQLNGDHPGVIRRNGDGNFLGGTNAKESCVDEDNLEESTASGSKSWRRISAADSTDSNPGDAISVEEQQPNVLDSRAFMRYYHVFREGELCGLLKESVSELRILSSGNDHGNWCVIAEKTESCD; from the exons ATGGACCATGCAGCCGCCCAGCTGGAGAAGCAGCACGTGCATGATGTGTACGAGAGCACCGCGCCCTACTTCAGCGACCTGCAGAGCAAAGCCTGGCCCCGCGTCCGCCAGTTCCTCCAGGAGCAGAAGCCAGGCAGTCTCATCGCCGACATAG GTTGTGGGACTGGAAAGTATCTGAAAGTGAACAGTCAGGTACATACCCTGGGCTGTGACTACTGTGCACCATTGGTCGAGATTGCCCGGAGCAGAGGCTGTGAAGTCACGGTGTGTGACAACCTTAACCTCCCCTTCAGGGATCAGGGCTTCGATGCCATCATCTCCATTGGCG tcaTACATCATTTTTCTACAAAACAAAGAAGAATCAGAGCCATAAAAGAAATGGCCAGGGTCCTGGCTCCTGGGGGCCAGCTGATGATTTATGTTTGGGCCATGGAACAGAAGAACCGGCACTTTGAGAAGCAAGACGTGCTTGTTCCCTGGAACAAAGCCTTGTGCTCCCAACCTCTCTCGGAATCCGGCCAGCCGGGGAGAAAGCAGCCGTGTGGGCGCCCAGAAAGAGGCCATCCCTACCACCCGCCCTGCTCCGCCTGCCCCTGTTCCGTGTGTTTTGAGGGGCGCTGCAACTCGAAGCGGTCCCACAGTGTGGACTGCGACTCTGTTCTGGCTGGCACCTGCTGTGCAAATATTTCCAAGGAAGGCGAGGAAGAAAACGGATTCTATAACACACTGGGGAAATCGTTTCGCTCCTGGTTTTCCTCTAGATCTTTGGATGAATCCACTCTGAGGAAGCAAATTGAAAAAGTGAGACCCCTGAAAAGCACAGAAAGCTGGGCCAATAGCACGATATCCATCCAGCCTTCAAGACACTCAAGTTTCGACTTAGGTCATCCAGAGACTTTGTCAGCAGGAGAGCAAAATTTAGATGAGGAAGTGTTTGTGGAGCTGTCTCAAGGACCTCTGGAGTGGCTGAGGGTGCCCACCACATGCAAACAGCTAAACGGAGACCATCCCGGAGTCATAAGGAGAAACGGAGATGGGAATTTTCTGGGTGGCACCAATGCTAAGGAGAGCTGTGTGGATGAAGATAACTTAGAAGAAAGCACCGCTTCTGGTAGTAAATCATGGAGGAGGATTTCTGCAGCAGATTCCACAGACTCCAACCCAGGGGACGCCATTTCTGTCGAAGAACAGCAGCCCAACGTTTTGGATTCCAGAGCCTTTATGCGTTACTACCACGTGTTTCGAGAAGGTGAGCTCTGTGGCCTGCTGAAGGAGAGTGTGTCGGAGCTCCGTATTCTGAGCTCTGGGAACGACCATGGCAACTGGTGTGTCATTGCAGAGAAGACGGAGAGCTGTGACTGA